In one Umezawaea sp. Da 62-37 genomic region, the following are encoded:
- a CDS encoding isochorismatase family protein codes for MTTLENRPNSALVVIDVQNAVVAEAHERDAVLATIGGLVERARQEGVPVVWVQHSDAELVSGSDDWRIVPELVPAETEPLVAKNYGDAFEATELEAVLSGLSVGRLVVAGAESDACIRSTIHGAFTRGYDVTLVGDAHTAGDKSAWGAPPVAQVIAHTNLYWSFQTAPGRTAATVAAKEVDFSGTS; via the coding sequence ATGACCACACTCGAGAACCGGCCGAACAGCGCGCTCGTCGTGATCGACGTGCAGAACGCCGTCGTCGCGGAGGCCCACGAGCGCGACGCGGTCCTGGCGACCATCGGCGGGCTGGTCGAGCGGGCGCGGCAGGAAGGGGTTCCCGTCGTCTGGGTGCAGCACTCGGACGCCGAACTGGTGAGCGGGAGCGACGACTGGCGGATCGTGCCCGAGCTGGTGCCCGCCGAGACCGAGCCGCTGGTGGCGAAGAACTACGGCGACGCCTTCGAGGCCACCGAACTCGAGGCGGTGCTGTCCGGCCTGTCGGTCGGGCGGCTCGTCGTGGCGGGCGCGGAGTCGGACGCGTGCATCCGCTCCACGATCCACGGCGCGTTCACCAGGGGCTACGACGTGACCCTGGTCGGCGACGCGCACACGGCGGGCGACAAGTCGGCGTGGGGCGCGCCGCCGGTGGCGCAGGTCATCGCGCACACGAACCTGTACTGGAGCTTCCAGACCGCTCCTGGGCGGACGGCGGCCACGGTCGCGGCCAAGGAAGTCGACTTCAGCGGCACGTCCTGA